A genomic window from Prunus persica cultivar Lovell chromosome G2, Prunus_persica_NCBIv2, whole genome shotgun sequence includes:
- the LOC18786857 gene encoding RNA pseudouridine synthase 5, with translation MSSSSPTRQPQTFGLPWPDLNHGLLYNDVVRASDSELTLIEFYSSKYKNSAPLQGWLQRIRNGQITVDGEVVRDPSTILRVGSELVYHRLPWREPDAPYLLGVLYEDDDMIALNKPSGLQVLPGGLFQQRTVLTQLLCWATNKISPLSCQEPHPVPVHRLGRGTSGILLCAKTKHAKTQLAAYFADGTSNIGDNSNTSMEAHAVRKISKIYRALVTGILCEDKVIVKQPIGVVRYPGVAKGLYVASPTGKPALSKVEVLERGIHKNQTLVQVEIQSGRPHQIRIHLSYIGHPLLGDPLYVLGGQPKCLDSDFVDESFADDGGFLRPTKPVPGDCGYNLHAHQVILSHPSSNEVIKVTAPLPAILRTRQETEELISTTTNIKNAADGKCSFNRFP, from the exons ATGTCCAGCTCTTCGCCAACACGTCAGCCTCAGACATTCGGATTGCCCTGGCCCGATCTCAACCACGGCTTGCTCTACAACGACGTCGTTCGAGCCTCCGATTCTG AACTGACACTGATCGAGTTCTACTCGAGCAAGTATAAGAACTCAGCTCCTCTACAAGG TTGGTTGCAGAGAATTCGGAACGGCCAG ATAACAGTTGATGGCGAAGTTGTTAGAGATCCCAGTACGATCCTCAG GGTCGGTTCGGAATTGGTCTATCATAGGCTTCCGTGGAGAGAGCCTGATGCGCCATACTTGCTGGGGGTTCTATATGAGGATGATGATATG ATTGCTCTAAATAAGCCTTCTGGCCTGCAAGTTTTACCTGGGGGTCTTTTCCAGCAACGGACAGTTCTCACACAGCTCCTATGTTGGGCAACAAATAAGATCTCTCCCTTATCATGCCAAGAACCACATCCTGTTCCTGTTCATCGCTTAGGAAGAGGCACTTCAG GAATATTACTCTGTGCAAAGACGAAGCATGCCAAAACTCAACTTGCAGCATACTTTGCTGACGGGACATCTAATATTGGAGATAACAG TAATACCTCCATGGAGGCGCATGCAGTGAGGAAAATCTCAAAGATATACCGGGCACTAGTGACTGGGATACTCTGTGAAGATAAG GTAATTGTCAAACAGCCAATTGGAGTGGTGCGATATCCTGGTGTGGCTAAAGGGCTGTATGTTGCTTCTCCCACAG GAAAACCAGCTCTGAGTAAAGTTGAAGTTCTTGAGAGAGGAATTCATAAAAACCAAACACTGGTCCAG GTTGAGATTCAGTCAGGAAGGCCACACCAAATTCGTATCCATCTTTCTTACATAGGACATCCTTTGTTAG gAGATCCTCTTTATGTTCTTGGTGGACAACCAAAGTGCTTAGATTCTGACTTTGTAGATGAGAGTTTTGCAGATGATGG AGGATTCCTGAGGCCTACAAAACCTGTTCCAGGAGATTGTGGCTACAACTTGCATGCCCATCAAGTGATTCTCTCTCACCCATCATCCAATGAG GTAATCAAAGTTACAGCACCACTTCCGGCTATTCTCCGAACTCGGCAAGAAACCGAGGAACTTATTAGCACTACTACCAATATCAAGAATGCTGCAGATGGAAAGTGCTCATTCAACAGGTTTCCTTGA
- the LOC18786912 gene encoding uncharacterized protein LOC18786912, producing the protein MDSFFKVANEDCVPSDLDILRCPFLRNINEPTNFSFASSLAFPVPGRGGKGPIFEDGPNFDMAFRLFHGSDGVVPLSGRSFVHSDMVEPQPAPSMFNPLAAKAATISLSSFGGPFSFDAFSEKWKNQKRKSNSSKKDYSSKGGNSNHEALSNEWLQSGSCPIAKSYRAVSGVIPLVAKAFQPPPGMKIKCPPAIVAARAALARTAFAKNLRPQPLPEKVLVIGALGMAANVPLGVWREHTKKFSPSWFAAVHAAVPFIAILRKSVLMPKSAMAFTIAASVLGQVIGSRAERYRLKAVAAKKLSVTETSVGGTSELQVLKAKTGHCNDIEEWNSVALQVTPSSSTDVFC; encoded by the exons ATGGATTCCTTTTTCAAAGTTGCAAATGAAGATTGTGTGCCTTCTGACCTAGACATTCTCAGATGCCCGTTTTTGAGAAACATCAATGAGCCCACCAATTTTTCCTTTGCCTCATCCTTGGCCTTCCCAGTGCCT GGACGCGGCGGCAAAGGTCCAATTTTTGAAGATGGTCCCAATTTTGACATGGCATTTAGGCTTTTCCATGGGAGTGATGGGGTAGTCCCCCTTTCTGGAAGATCATTTGTGCATTCTGACATGGTTGAGCCTCAACCAGCCCCATCCATGTTTAATCCATTAGCTGCAAAGGCAGCCACTATCAGTCTCTCATCCTTTGGAGGGCCATTCAGCTTTGATGCATTCTCTGAGAAGTGGAAGAATCAGAAACGAAAATCCAATTCCTCCAAAAAAGATTATTCTTCAAAG GGAGGAAATTCTAATCACGAGGCTTTGAGTAATGAGTGGCTGCAATCTGGAAGCTGTCCGATCGCGAAGTCATACCGTGCTGTTAGTGGTGTAATTCCGCTTGTTGCAAAGGCTTTTCAGCCCCCTCCAGGGATGAAAATTAAGTGCCCACCAGCTATAGTTGCAGCCCGAGCAGCTCTGGCACGAACTGCATTTGCAAAGAACCTCCGCCCACAACCCCTTCCTGAAAAAGTACTTGTGATTGGAGCATTGGGCATGGCAGCCAATGTTCCTTTAGGGGTATGGAGGGAGCACACCAAGAAATTTTCACCATCTTGGTTTGCTGCTGTGCATGCAGCTGTTCCATTCATAGCCATACTTCGGAAGTCTGTGCTGATGCCTAAATCAGCCATGGCTTTTACCATTGCAGCATCAGTGCTAGGACAGGTCATTGGCTCGAGAGCAGAGCGATACCGGCTGAAGGCAGTGGCTGCTAAAAAATTGTCTGTGACTGAAACCTCTGTTGGTGGGACAAGCGAGTTACAGGTGCTTAAAGCGAAAACTGGTCACTGCAATGACATTGAGGAGTGGAATTCAGTTGCTCTTCAGGTTACGCCTTCTTCCTCAACCGATGTGTTCTGCTGA